One stretch of Phycisphaerae bacterium DNA includes these proteins:
- a CDS encoding sigma-70 family RNA polymerase sigma factor: MSVPTDEELLAEHIAGQPGRFEQLVRRHSEELFRFLARFAGNDALAEDLVQESFLQVYRSAEGFDFGRRFRPWLYTIAANKARDILRSRRRRGEVPLDAQLDTSEAEGQKYLDFLADTAPTPANNLEQAEVQARVRKVLADMPDHLREVLILSYYHRFPYKEIAEVLGIPLGTVKSRLHAAVGHFGQAYREAPEDESEVR, translated from the coding sequence GTGAGTGTGCCGACCGACGAGGAACTGCTGGCTGAGCATATCGCCGGGCAGCCTGGCCGTTTCGAGCAGTTGGTACGCCGGCACAGCGAGGAGTTGTTCCGGTTCCTCGCACGCTTCGCAGGCAATGACGCTTTGGCCGAAGATCTGGTCCAGGAGTCATTCCTGCAGGTGTATCGTTCCGCGGAGGGCTTTGACTTCGGGCGGCGATTCAGGCCGTGGTTGTACACCATCGCCGCGAACAAGGCCCGCGATATCCTGAGGAGTCGGCGCCGGCGGGGTGAAGTGCCACTGGATGCCCAGCTCGACACTTCCGAGGCCGAGGGACAGAAGTATCTGGACTTCCTCGCCGACACTGCCCCGACGCCGGCGAATAACCTGGAGCAGGCCGAGGTTCAGGCCCGCGTCCGGAAGGTGCTGGCCGACATGCCGGATCACCTTCGCGAGGTTCTGATCCTCAGCTACTACCACCGGTTTCCATACAAGGAGATCGCGGAGGTGCTGGGAATCCCGCTCGGAACGGTGAAGAGCCGGTTGCACGCGGCCGTCGGCCACTTTGGACAGGCCTACCGCGAGGCGCCCGAGGACGAGTCGGAAGTACGGTAA